The following are encoded together in the Pseudidiomarina andamanensis genome:
- the tatA gene encoding Sec-independent protein translocase subunit TatA yields the protein MGGVSLWQLLIILVIVVLLFGTKRLRNIGSDLGSAVKGFKKSVSDEPTDDNADKKQLDQKQQAADQDKDK from the coding sequence ATGGGTGGAGTAAGTCTTTGGCAATTACTGATTATTTTAGTGATTGTGGTGCTGTTATTCGGCACCAAGCGTTTACGCAACATTGGGTCTGATTTGGGCTCTGCAGTAAAAGGGTTCAAGAAATCTGTTAGCGATGAACCGACAGACGATAACGCAGACAAAAAACAGCTGGATCAAAAACAGCAAGCTGCCGATCAAGACAAAGATAAGTAA
- the tatC gene encoding twin-arginine translocase subunit TatC, whose translation MSSQSPLLDHLLELRNRLLRSVIAVGLVFVVAAVFAEELYHLLAAPMLVSLPQGASMIATDVATPFFTPFKLAFVVSIAIAVPYLLWQLWAFIAPGLYRKEKRLVVPLLASSTLLFYAGAAFAYFVVLPLALSFFASAAPTGVTVATDIASYLDFVLTIFMAFGIAFETPVAIILLCWTGVTNVTSLRKKRPYIIVGAFVVGMLLTPPDVISQTLLAIPMWLLFELGLVIAGLYSTESKTEQHQD comes from the coding sequence ATGAGTAGTCAGTCACCGTTGCTCGATCATTTACTAGAACTCCGCAACCGGCTGTTGCGCAGTGTTATCGCTGTTGGCTTAGTTTTTGTGGTGGCAGCCGTTTTTGCTGAAGAGCTCTATCATTTATTAGCCGCTCCAATGTTGGTAAGCCTTCCGCAGGGTGCCAGCATGATAGCCACCGATGTTGCAACGCCATTTTTCACTCCTTTCAAGCTTGCGTTCGTGGTCTCCATCGCGATTGCCGTGCCCTATTTATTGTGGCAACTCTGGGCATTTATTGCACCTGGGTTATACCGCAAAGAAAAACGTTTGGTTGTGCCACTACTCGCAAGTAGTACGCTACTGTTCTATGCTGGCGCAGCTTTCGCTTATTTTGTGGTACTTCCGCTTGCGCTTAGTTTTTTTGCTTCAGCTGCGCCAACTGGAGTGACGGTTGCAACCGATATCGCTAGCTACCTCGATTTTGTACTGACTATATTCATGGCTTTTGGCATTGCCTTCGAGACCCCAGTTGCCATCATTTTATTGTGTTGGACAGGGGTCACCAATGTCACTTCATTGCGTAAAAAGCGTCCATATATTATTGTCGGTGCTTTCGTTGTGGGTATGTTACTCACGCCGCCCGACGTCATTTCGCAAACCTTGTTAGCAATACCAATGTGGTTATTGTTTGAACTTGGATTAGTGATTGCGGGTCTATATTCAACCGAATCAAAAACCGAACAACATCAGGATTAA
- the tatB gene encoding Sec-independent protein translocase protein TatB: MFDIGFWELIVIAILGLIVLGPERLPGALRALQRTVKSVREFSSNVQNELKHELRIKELHEHLQQAEQLDMDKLPPELQRSVAELKAAAQQVQRPYAPKHDDAAVTKKDDSDKHE, translated from the coding sequence ATGTTTGATATCGGCTTTTGGGAACTCATCGTGATTGCCATTTTGGGCTTAATCGTGTTGGGCCCAGAACGGTTGCCGGGTGCGTTGCGTGCCTTGCAGCGCACAGTGAAAAGCGTTCGAGAATTCTCAAGTAATGTGCAGAATGAGCTTAAACATGAGCTGCGCATTAAAGAATTGCATGAGCATTTGCAGCAAGCCGAACAACTAGACATGGATAAATTGCCGCCAGAGCTACAGCGCTCTGTCGCTGAGTTAAAAGCGGCGGCACAGCAAGTGCAGCGCCCGTATGCACCGAAGCATGACGATGCGGCAGTAACCAAGAAAGACGATAGCGATAAACATGAGTAG
- a CDS encoding M20 family metallopeptidase has protein sequence MKHSLLNLALITALGSFAGAAEAQQPVQIGADLEQKVIEWRRDLHQHPELSNREFRTAKVITEHLKTLGLEVQTGVAHTGVVGLLKGAKPGPTIALRADMDALPVTELTDVPFASKAISEYRGKEVGVMHACGHDLHVAMLMGAAEKLTAMRDQLAGNVVFIFQPAEEGAPAGEEGGAELMLKEGLFKQYQPEAVFGIHVWSAGNTGEIGYREGPLMASSDRFEINVKGRQTHGSRPWGGVDPIVAAGQIISNTQSIVSRQVDITKAPAVVSFGIVEGGVRNNIIPDEVYLEGTIRNFDMDNRAQIFENLKATAEHTAKASGAEAHVHIDEGYPVTINDPELTRKMLPTMQRVAGTDNVKVNALVTGAEDFSFYALEVPGLFVFLGITPEGQDPAEAPSNHSPYFYADEDALKTGTELYVNWVFDYAKLK, from the coding sequence ATGAAACACAGTCTCTTAAATTTAGCGCTCATTACAGCGCTTGGTTCTTTCGCTGGTGCAGCAGAAGCCCAACAACCAGTGCAAATTGGTGCCGATCTCGAACAGAAAGTCATCGAGTGGCGTCGCGACTTGCACCAACATCCAGAATTAAGTAATCGCGAATTTCGCACTGCTAAAGTCATCACTGAACACCTGAAGACGCTTGGCTTAGAAGTACAAACCGGCGTTGCTCATACCGGTGTTGTTGGCTTACTTAAAGGTGCCAAGCCTGGCCCTACTATTGCACTACGCGCCGATATGGATGCATTACCGGTCACCGAGTTAACCGACGTGCCGTTTGCTTCAAAAGCAATTTCTGAGTACCGCGGTAAAGAAGTTGGCGTGATGCATGCGTGTGGTCATGACTTGCACGTGGCGATGTTGATGGGCGCCGCTGAAAAACTAACGGCGATGCGCGACCAACTTGCAGGCAACGTCGTCTTTATCTTCCAGCCGGCTGAAGAGGGAGCACCTGCAGGTGAAGAGGGCGGTGCAGAACTGATGCTCAAAGAAGGCCTATTCAAGCAATACCAGCCAGAAGCGGTGTTTGGTATTCACGTTTGGTCAGCCGGAAATACCGGAGAAATCGGTTATCGTGAAGGGCCTCTAATGGCTTCATCAGACCGTTTCGAAATTAATGTGAAAGGTCGCCAAACTCACGGTTCACGCCCATGGGGCGGGGTTGATCCGATTGTTGCTGCAGGCCAAATTATCAGTAACACCCAAAGCATTGTGTCTCGCCAAGTGGATATCACGAAAGCGCCAGCGGTTGTGAGTTTTGGCATTGTTGAAGGCGGTGTGCGCAACAACATCATTCCTGACGAAGTTTACTTAGAAGGTACGATTCGCAACTTTGATATGGATAACCGCGCGCAAATTTTTGAGAACTTGAAAGCCACCGCAGAGCATACTGCGAAAGCCAGTGGCGCTGAAGCCCATGTACATATTGACGAGGGTTATCCTGTCACCATCAATGATCCTGAACTGACCCGCAAAATGCTACCAACCATGCAACGCGTTGCTGGAACCGACAATGTGAAAGTGAATGCGTTAGTAACCGGCGCTGAAGACTTCTCGTTCTATGCGTTGGAAGTACCTGGATTATTCGTGTTCCTAGGGATTACTCCTGAGGGACAAGATCCAGCGGAAGCACCAAGCAACCACTCACCGTATTTCTATGCTGACGAAGATGCATTGAAAACGGGCACCGAGCTTTATGTGAACTGGGTGTTCGATTACGCCAAACTCAAGTAA
- a CDS encoding TatD family hydrolase: MRWFDCGVNLTNGKLFRHVEAVLERAAAAGVEKMLVIGTNLQESADAVALCERYPDQLLATVGIHPHDAAGAASDFIAQLKQLAKHPNVVAIGECGLDFNRNYSPQETQLEVFEAQLALAAELQLPVYLHERDAHQQQCELLARYQSEIPRMLAHCFTGGKKELARYLDLGCYIGITGWLCDERRGLELQQAVLDIPAERLLLETDAPFLLPRTIRPRPAQNEPCYLPEIGKFLAQLRHQEVREIAAQTWQNSLRFFTK, translated from the coding sequence ATGCGCTGGTTTGATTGCGGCGTCAATTTAACCAACGGTAAGCTTTTCCGTCATGTGGAGGCGGTGCTTGAACGCGCCGCCGCTGCTGGTGTTGAAAAGATGCTCGTAATTGGTACGAACTTACAGGAAAGTGCCGACGCTGTGGCGCTGTGCGAGCGCTATCCAGACCAACTGCTCGCCACTGTTGGCATTCATCCGCATGATGCCGCCGGCGCCGCATCTGATTTTATCGCTCAACTCAAACAGCTCGCAAAGCACCCCAATGTAGTCGCCATAGGTGAGTGTGGACTTGATTTCAATCGTAATTACTCGCCGCAAGAAACCCAGCTAGAAGTATTTGAAGCGCAATTAGCTCTTGCCGCAGAATTGCAGTTGCCAGTTTATTTACATGAACGTGATGCCCATCAACAACAATGTGAATTATTAGCACGTTACCAATCTGAAATTCCGCGCATGTTGGCGCATTGTTTTACTGGTGGCAAAAAAGAACTTGCACGTTATCTCGATCTTGGTTGTTATATAGGGATAACAGGTTGGCTGTGTGACGAACGTCGAGGGCTTGAGTTGCAGCAAGCTGTGCTGGATATTCCGGCAGAGCGTCTGCTACTAGAAACGGATGCACCATTTTTATTACCGCGAACGATTCGCCCTCGACCAGCACAAAATGAGCCCTGTTATTTACCTGAAATAGGTAAATTTTTGGCGCAGCTAAGACACCAGGAAGTCAGAGAAATAGCTGCCCAAACTTGGCAAAACAGCCTTCGTTTTTTTACAAAATAG
- the ubiE gene encoding bifunctional demethylmenaquinone methyltransferase/2-methoxy-6-polyprenyl-1,4-benzoquinol methylase UbiE, producing MKESNQDTIDFGYKQVAKTEKQSLVANVFNSVAQKYDVMNDLMSFGIHRLWKRYTIDCSGVRTGMKVLDIAGGTGDLTAQFSRRVGPTGEVVLADINDAMLEVGRDKLRNRGIVGNVRYVQANAEELPFADDSFDIITIAFGLRNVTDKQKALESMFRVLKPGGRLLVLEFSKPVQPLLNQAYDFYSFNVLPKMGQLVAGDADSYQYLAESIRMHPDQETLKGMMEKAGYDQVTYDNLTGGIVAMHRGFKF from the coding sequence ATGAAAGAATCGAATCAAGACACTATCGACTTTGGTTATAAACAAGTCGCGAAAACCGAAAAGCAAAGTTTAGTCGCCAATGTGTTTAATTCCGTGGCGCAGAAATACGATGTGATGAACGATCTGATGTCGTTTGGCATTCATCGCTTATGGAAGCGCTACACCATTGATTGCAGTGGTGTTCGCACTGGCATGAAAGTACTTGATATTGCGGGCGGTACGGGTGACCTAACCGCGCAATTTTCGCGTCGTGTAGGGCCAACTGGCGAAGTTGTATTAGCCGATATTAACGATGCGATGCTCGAAGTGGGGCGCGATAAACTTCGCAACCGCGGCATTGTTGGCAATGTACGCTATGTGCAGGCGAACGCTGAAGAGTTGCCGTTTGCTGATGATAGCTTCGACATTATCACCATCGCCTTTGGTTTGCGTAACGTCACCGACAAGCAAAAAGCTCTGGAATCGATGTTTCGCGTGTTGAAGCCAGGCGGACGTTTGTTAGTGCTTGAATTTTCGAAGCCGGTGCAACCTTTGTTGAATCAAGCTTACGATTTTTATTCGTTTAATGTATTGCCGAAAATGGGACAACTCGTTGCAGGTGATGCCGACAGTTATCAATACCTCGCGGAATCAATTCGCATGCATCCTGACCAAGAAACACTGAAAGGGATGATGGAAAAAGCCGGCTATGACCAAGTCACCTATGACAATTTGACCGGTGGTATTGTGGCGATGCACCGCGGGTTTAAATTCTGA
- the recG gene encoding ATP-dependent DNA helicase RecG, giving the protein MTSDGLHRIPLSALKGVGPKLQAKLEKLGLVNVQDVLLHLPLRYEDRSRIYPIAALQAGTSATVIAEVVKAEVAYGRRRMLKVRVRDASGVLNLVFFQFSAAQLKQFAQGTQLQLFGEVRRGINGPDMIHPEYKILEGAAPQLGEEALTPVYPATEGVQQATLRKISEQALTYLNEQALPELLPEQLRPGGISLAQALQTLHRPPLDVSLQQLTEGTHPAQTRLAAEELLAHQLSLLKLRAVKQAHQARSLQVNTELEQEFLAQLPFKPTGAQQRVVQEIQHDLALNFPMMRLVQGDVGSGKTLVAALAALTAIGQGYQVALMAPTEILAEQHALTFRQWLEPLGVRVGWLAGKQKTKERQENLAVIASGEVQFIVGTHALFQADVNYHNLALVIIDEQHRFGVHQRLELRQKGVVQGYQPHQLIMTATPIPRTLAMTAYADLATSIIDELPPGRTPVTTVAIPDTRRDQVIERVHQVCTEQGRQAYWVCTLIEESEALQCQAAEDTATQLQEALPNLRIGLVHGRLKSQEKEAVMAAFKAHELDLLVATTVIEVGVDVPNASLMIIENPERLGLAQLHQLRGRVGRGAAASHCVLLYHAPLSKTATKRLAVLRDSSDGFVIAQRDLELRGPGELLGQKQTGLTEMKVADLVKHSHLIDQVQQLAHTIWERYPQTADALIQRWLPRRDHYAQA; this is encoded by the coding sequence ATGACTTCAGACGGCCTGCATCGAATTCCATTAAGCGCGCTAAAAGGCGTGGGACCAAAGCTCCAAGCAAAGCTTGAGAAGCTTGGTTTGGTGAACGTGCAGGACGTTTTATTGCATTTACCTTTGCGCTATGAAGATCGCTCGCGAATCTATCCCATTGCGGCATTACAGGCTGGTACCAGTGCTACGGTGATTGCTGAGGTGGTAAAAGCTGAAGTGGCCTATGGGCGACGACGTATGCTCAAGGTGCGAGTACGTGACGCGAGCGGCGTTCTAAACTTGGTATTTTTTCAATTCTCAGCCGCGCAACTGAAACAGTTTGCGCAAGGCACACAATTACAATTATTCGGTGAAGTACGACGTGGCATTAACGGCCCAGACATGATTCATCCCGAATATAAAATCCTAGAAGGTGCTGCGCCGCAGCTTGGCGAAGAGGCTTTAACGCCAGTTTATCCCGCGACTGAAGGGGTGCAGCAAGCAACGCTGCGAAAAATAAGTGAACAAGCGCTCACTTACTTAAATGAGCAAGCTTTACCTGAATTGCTGCCAGAGCAATTACGTCCGGGCGGCATTAGCTTAGCGCAAGCCCTGCAGACATTGCATCGGCCACCGCTTGATGTCAGCTTGCAACAACTCACCGAAGGTACTCATCCCGCTCAAACACGCCTAGCTGCTGAAGAATTATTGGCACATCAGTTGAGCCTGTTGAAATTACGTGCCGTAAAACAGGCGCATCAGGCTCGATCATTGCAAGTGAACACCGAGCTTGAACAAGAATTTCTGGCGCAACTTCCATTTAAGCCAACCGGGGCGCAACAGCGCGTCGTACAAGAAATTCAGCACGATTTAGCACTCAATTTTCCGATGATGCGACTTGTGCAAGGCGATGTTGGTTCGGGTAAAACCTTGGTAGCAGCTCTGGCCGCATTAACGGCTATCGGGCAGGGCTATCAAGTTGCGTTGATGGCGCCAACCGAAATTCTCGCTGAGCAACATGCGCTGACCTTTCGGCAGTGGCTCGAACCCTTAGGTGTGCGTGTGGGTTGGCTTGCCGGCAAACAAAAGACGAAAGAACGCCAAGAAAACCTCGCAGTCATCGCCAGCGGTGAGGTGCAGTTTATTGTTGGTACGCATGCACTCTTTCAGGCCGATGTGAATTACCACAACTTAGCGCTGGTGATTATTGATGAACAGCACCGTTTTGGGGTGCACCAACGTTTAGAATTGCGCCAAAAAGGTGTTGTACAAGGGTATCAACCACACCAACTGATCATGACAGCAACGCCAATTCCGAGAACGTTAGCCATGACGGCCTATGCCGACTTAGCAACATCGATTATTGACGAGCTACCACCAGGGCGCACCCCAGTTACCACCGTCGCAATTCCTGATACGCGTCGCGACCAGGTGATTGAGCGCGTGCATCAAGTGTGCACCGAACAGGGCCGACAAGCGTATTGGGTATGTACGTTGATTGAAGAATCAGAGGCGCTGCAGTGCCAAGCTGCGGAAGATACGGCGACGCAATTACAAGAAGCGTTACCGAACTTGCGTATTGGTTTGGTTCACGGTCGGTTGAAAAGCCAAGAGAAAGAAGCCGTGATGGCGGCATTTAAAGCGCATGAACTCGATTTACTGGTTGCCACAACTGTCATTGAAGTGGGGGTTGATGTGCCAAATGCGAGCTTAATGATTATAGAGAACCCTGAGCGGCTCGGCTTGGCTCAATTGCACCAGTTGCGCGGTCGTGTTGGTCGCGGTGCTGCCGCAAGTCATTGCGTCTTGCTTTATCATGCACCGCTGTCAAAAACGGCGACGAAAAGGTTGGCCGTATTGCGCGATAGCAGTGACGGTTTTGTCATTGCACAGCGTGATTTAGAGCTTCGTGGCCCGGGCGAATTGCTGGGGCAAAAGCAAACAGGTTTAACAGAAATGAAAGTGGCTGACTTGGTCAAACATAGTCATTTAATTGATCAAGTACAGCAACTTGCGCACACAATTTGGGAACGCTACCCACAAACAGCCGATGCATTGATCCAACGCTGGTTACCACGACGTGATCACTACGCCCAGGCTTGA
- a CDS encoding TIGR01621 family pseudouridine synthase — MRELSIVFRHPDFYVLDKPAGAPMHANDNELSVVHQLSKQLGEPLWPVHRLDTPTSGALLVARHHDAAAALSGLFAHREMQKYYLAISAGKPKKKQGLISGDMQKVRRGNWRLLHSQENPAQTRFISHSLKPGYRFYVLKPITGRTHQLRVALKSLGVPICGDERYGGEVAEHLHLHAWKLHFHYAGETFNITVPWPSYEHFADLPADIEIF; from the coding sequence ATGCGAGAGTTATCCATAGTATTTCGCCATCCTGATTTTTATGTTCTGGACAAGCCCGCCGGTGCACCAATGCATGCCAACGATAACGAGCTCAGTGTGGTGCATCAACTGAGCAAGCAGCTTGGTGAACCATTATGGCCGGTGCATCGCTTAGACACCCCAACATCCGGCGCCTTGTTAGTTGCTCGTCATCATGACGCAGCTGCTGCACTAAGTGGCCTGTTCGCTCACCGCGAAATGCAAAAATACTATCTTGCAATTAGCGCCGGCAAGCCAAAGAAAAAGCAGGGATTAATTAGCGGTGATATGCAAAAGGTTCGCCGCGGTAATTGGCGTTTACTTCATAGCCAAGAAAATCCAGCCCAAACCCGTTTTATCAGTCACTCACTTAAACCAGGCTATCGCTTTTATGTGCTGAAACCGATCACTGGGCGTACTCATCAGCTACGTGTTGCCCTAAAAAGCCTAGGCGTGCCTATTTGCGGCGATGAACGTTACGGCGGCGAAGTTGCTGAGCATCTTCATTTACATGCTTGGAAGTTACACTTTCACTATGCCGGCGAGACATTTAATATCACCGTTCCGTGGCCAAGCTACGAACATTTCGCTGACTTACCTGCCGATATCGAGATATTCTGA
- a CDS encoding ubiquinone biosynthesis accessory factor UbiJ, producing MLWTVFPTGAAEAFANHLLSLDAQSPERLRKLADKRVRVTLHELGKPFTVTALADGVVLSWVDTDTVDCHIMTRLAVLPELRDTANITRLIKADALDIDGDPMLAQQFSKLFVELDIDWQEQLALRLGDVPAHFISQAFLRGKQWLQQALADQQAWVRDVLIEEKRVLVSTSEFEEFKLHLQQLRAKLDRIERDVKTNFPLSDKGN from the coding sequence ATGTTGTGGACGGTCTTTCCGACAGGTGCGGCGGAAGCTTTTGCGAATCATCTACTCAGTTTAGATGCGCAATCGCCAGAGCGACTGCGCAAACTCGCCGACAAACGTGTTCGTGTGACCCTGCATGAGTTGGGTAAGCCATTCACCGTCACCGCGTTAGCCGACGGCGTTGTATTAAGTTGGGTGGATACCGACACGGTTGATTGTCATATCATGACGCGCCTCGCAGTACTGCCAGAATTGCGCGACACCGCTAATATCACCCGTTTAATCAAAGCGGATGCGCTCGATATCGACGGTGACCCAATGTTGGCGCAGCAATTTAGTAAATTATTCGTAGAACTCGATATCGATTGGCAGGAACAGTTAGCGCTGCGTTTAGGCGATGTACCTGCGCATTTTATCAGCCAAGCTTTCTTACGCGGAAAACAGTGGCTTCAGCAAGCGTTAGCTGATCAGCAAGCTTGGGTTCGCGATGTGTTGATTGAAGAAAAACGTGTGTTAGTGAGCACCAGCGAATTTGAAGAATTTAAATTACACCTGCAGCAATTGCGGGCCAAGCTTGATCGCATTGAGCGTGATGTTAAAACCAATTTTCCATTAAGTGACAAAGGGAACTAA
- the ubiB gene encoding ubiquinone biosynthesis regulatory protein kinase UbiB: MSQRISRAYKIAKTFLTYGLDEIIPAHWLPWSLRIGRYGLFWMPNKHKQKPAGERLRLALESLGPVWVKFGQMLSTRRDLLPPDIANELAKLQDKVRAFPGEQAQQLIEKALGLNHIDDAFDDFAVQPLASASIAQVHTARLKQGDDAGAEVVIKVIRPDIRADIDADLRLMETLAGILARHLPDGRRLKPKEVVKEYRKTLLDELDLLREAGNAIQLKRNFENSPLLYIPTVYSDYSRHNVMVMERIDGIPVSDVDTLMAMGVNMKILAERGVEVFFTQVFRDSFFHADMHPGNIFVSRDNPDNPSYLGIDFGIVGTLNREDKRYLAENFLAFFNRDYRKVAELHVDSGWVPAHINVEEFESAIRTVCEPIFNKPLADISFGHVLVNLFNTARRFEMEVQPQLVLLQKTLLYVEGLGRTLYPQLDLWQTAKPFLEKWMKEQLGWRAVVRSVQENAPFWAEKLPEMPTLLYDYLKSHRPQALAQQQLLAQMRDAQQRQSRQIGWAAVTCGLIISTTILYVTEQPLWLVASTAATAVLCGAVLWRRTKS; encoded by the coding sequence GTGAGTCAGCGCATTAGCCGTGCCTATAAAATTGCGAAGACCTTTTTAACCTACGGGTTAGATGAGATTATTCCGGCGCACTGGTTACCTTGGAGCTTACGAATTGGTCGCTATGGGCTGTTTTGGATGCCCAATAAGCACAAACAAAAACCTGCCGGGGAACGATTGCGATTGGCGCTTGAATCACTTGGGCCGGTGTGGGTTAAGTTTGGTCAGATGCTGTCGACACGCCGCGATTTATTGCCTCCAGATATTGCCAACGAATTAGCCAAGTTACAGGACAAAGTACGTGCGTTCCCTGGTGAACAAGCGCAACAGCTTATCGAAAAAGCGTTAGGCTTAAATCACATTGATGACGCATTTGATGACTTTGCAGTACAGCCGTTGGCATCAGCTTCGATTGCTCAGGTGCATACAGCGCGGTTAAAGCAAGGTGATGATGCGGGCGCTGAAGTTGTTATTAAAGTGATTCGTCCGGATATTCGCGCTGACATTGATGCCGATTTGCGTTTAATGGAAACTCTAGCCGGCATACTCGCTCGGCATTTGCCCGATGGTCGTCGGCTGAAGCCGAAAGAAGTGGTGAAAGAGTACCGTAAAACGCTTCTGGATGAGTTGGATTTACTTCGCGAAGCCGGTAATGCCATTCAGTTGAAGCGTAATTTCGAAAACTCGCCACTGCTCTACATACCAACGGTATACAGCGATTATAGTCGCCATAATGTGATGGTGATGGAACGCATTGACGGTATTCCAGTGAGTGATGTCGATACCTTGATGGCGATGGGCGTGAATATGAAGATTCTTGCCGAGCGCGGCGTGGAGGTGTTTTTCACGCAGGTTTTCCGTGACAGCTTTTTCCATGCAGATATGCATCCGGGCAACATTTTCGTGTCGCGCGATAATCCGGATAATCCCAGTTATCTCGGTATTGATTTCGGTATTGTGGGTACGCTCAATCGCGAAGATAAACGTTATTTAGCTGAAAATTTCTTGGCGTTTTTTAATCGTGATTACCGCAAAGTAGCAGAGTTGCATGTGGATTCAGGCTGGGTGCCAGCTCACATCAACGTTGAAGAGTTTGAGTCGGCAATTCGCACGGTTTGTGAACCTATATTTAATAAGCCGTTAGCGGATATTTCTTTCGGTCATGTGCTGGTGAATTTATTCAATACGGCTCGGCGTTTTGAAATGGAAGTGCAGCCGCAGTTGGTGTTGCTGCAAAAAACGTTGTTGTACGTTGAAGGCTTAGGGCGCACGCTTTATCCCCAGCTAGATTTGTGGCAAACCGCAAAACCATTTTTAGAAAAATGGATGAAGGAACAACTCGGTTGGCGGGCGGTAGTGCGTTCGGTACAAGAAAACGCACCGTTTTGGGCAGAAAAACTGCCAGAAATGCCAACCTTGCTTTATGATTACCTGAAAAGCCACCGGCCGCAGGCGCTTGCGCAGCAGCAACTGTTAGCACAGATGCGTGATGCGCAGCAGCGACAAAGCCGTCAAATTGGCTGGGCCGCAGTAACCTGTGGCTTGATTATTAGTACCACAATTTTATATGTAACCGAGCAACCGCTGTGGCTGGTTGCATCTACTGCGGCAACAGCTGTGCTATGCGGCGCAGTATTGTGGCGTCGAACAAAATCATAG
- the trmH gene encoding tRNA (guanosine(18)-2'-O)-methyltransferase TrmH: protein MSPERFARISQLLDQRQPDLTLCLESVHKNHNLAALVRTADAVGVHEVHAIWYERHFRMTRGAAVGSEKWVKVNHHDGLQPAIDQLRNEGKQILVTNLSDQAVDFRTIDYTKPTAIILGQERRGVTPEAIAAADHQIIIPMVGMAESLNVSVAAAVIMYEAQRQREAAGCYQRPTLPEAERQRVLFEGGHPIFARLCRLNDIPYPQLDEQGQIAADEAWWQQIRSAKR, encoded by the coding sequence ATGTCGCCGGAGCGCTTCGCACGTATTTCGCAACTGTTAGACCAGCGTCAACCTGATCTTACGTTGTGTTTGGAGAGTGTCCATAAAAATCATAATTTAGCTGCTTTAGTTCGCACTGCCGATGCCGTTGGTGTGCATGAAGTACACGCTATTTGGTACGAGCGCCATTTTCGAATGACACGTGGCGCCGCTGTCGGCAGCGAAAAGTGGGTGAAGGTTAATCATCATGATGGCTTGCAGCCGGCCATTGATCAGTTGCGTAATGAGGGCAAACAAATTCTGGTTACCAATTTGTCTGATCAAGCTGTTGATTTTCGAACCATAGATTATACCAAACCCACGGCGATTATCTTAGGACAAGAACGCCGTGGCGTCACACCTGAAGCTATCGCTGCGGCTGACCATCAAATTATTATTCCGATGGTTGGTATGGCTGAGTCACTCAATGTATCGGTTGCAGCTGCCGTGATTATGTATGAAGCGCAGCGCCAACGTGAAGCTGCAGGGTGCTATCAACGGCCAACACTACCAGAAGCTGAGCGGCAGCGTGTGTTATTTGAAGGCGGGCATCCGATTTTTGCGCGACTTTGTCGACTCAATGATATTCCCTATCCACAGCTTGATGAGCAAGGTCAAATAGCTGCCGATGAAGCTTGGTGGCAACAGATTCGGAGTGCTAAGCGATGA